The DNA window TTGCAACAATACAAGCAATAACAGTAATGGAAGTAATAATGAGATGAATCAAAGCTATCATAACATTGATTATCCCCCTAGCAATTATGATTATACTAACATTCGTGATCATCTGAACAATCGATCTTATCATAACAGCAGGGGCAATGACCTAAATGATTCTGACCATATCAATATAAAGggagaaataaaaaacttaatAAATTCTAATTCAGcagataattatatacatagaataaaagtaaataaagtGGAGGAGACCAAGGCACTAAATGAACATTCGGATTATAATGATGATGACATGGATAatgatttaaataaaaaatttatgaattcAGAAGAATGTAATTCGTTAACTAATTCAGTAGATATGGATATTGgtggagaaaaaaaaataaataaaaaatggaaggaagaagaaatattttcattaggGGCCTTTTTACCCTTTTCGTTTATTGATTATGTTAATAGTGATTATATTACCAAAATGGTAAGAAATAAACCTATAGAAAATATTACTGAAAAAGAGATTTTACTGgattacataaaatttatagatGACACTAATAGCAGAATTAATAAGAACAAACGCTCTAATAATTCTCacgtaaaatataatgattatGAAAATGGttcctttaaaaatattccaaaaaataatttatatcacATGGAAAAGGATAACCTAATTAatgaaaggaaaaatgaaaattttattaatagtaCTAATTacaaagaaaatgaaaatctGAATACTCAAAAATGTACGAAGATTGCATCCTCGAATGTGGATTCTATTGCGAACGGGGACAAGTGCAATTATCTTGAAATGAAATTGAagggaaatataaataacgaagataatttaaaaaaagaaaaaatgaatttgtTTATTAATGGTAGTAGAACTTTTGGAAATAATAACTGCTACAATAATGATTTGTTGAAAAaggattataaaaaagaagacaaCATTGGTAAATATGAATCCACAGGGTATTGCAGAgaaaatgaggaaaaaaacaattataattattgtgATAAAGAAAATCTTTTCATTTCTGACAAAAAGCAGAATAATAGATCAAATTATGACGATGTTAGagattatattaatgaatatcTTAACAAATATCAAGgtagtaataatgaaatatataataataataatagtaatattcaTGACATATACAATCAACTAAAGGagaaaagtataatatatgagGAGAGAAATGGCACAGATCAAGATAAACGTACAAATGGTGTGAAGGAAAATATGTGCTTAAATAAAGAAAcgttacttttatataatcctattaaaaaaaataaaataaaaaaagattatttaATCGGTAGCATATCGACTTTAATTAATTACCAAGatgttaaaaatgaaaaggattttattaatatatataatcattttagaaaaaaatccAATAATcttaaaaaagagaaaaattatttaaagtatatgtatgatacttctataaattttttagataattatattcctttagacaaaaatgttaataataatggaaagGATAAAAACAACATGTATACGTGcaataattgtaaaattaatCAAAGAGTGGAAAAAGAACATAGAAATACAGAAGCTAAAATAAACGATAAAAAGGAAGCAATAAAATCATCGACATTCAattttataacaaataatgatcatattaataattgtTGGGACAATTCGTtggaaggaaaaaaaaaagaaaaacttcTAAGTGTAAACAATGTTCTAGGTGATTTAAATATTCtgaaaattcaaaatataaataaggatatttactttgaaaaaaaattatatgaagaaatttatatgaatgaaaatattaaagatataacaaaaaaatacattaaaaaaaaaattaatagtgTTTACATATTAACAGTGGGAATAAGTGAATATTTTAGAGGTCTAAATTTAGCTTCCTATCTCATTGATTatactttgttttatttttatttcattatatatagaatatttttgtataataataaaatttactgTTACATAGATAATGATGCATTTTATAGTTTatctaataatttaaaagacgAATGTACAACAAATGATACGTTTGACGAGGGTATACTATCAGACAGTTCTATGGACGAGCTTTGCACAAttttaaatgatgaaaaagtTTTATCAGACATTGAAATGAAACATCATCGCTTTTGTCAATATGGAAAAGATatggaagaagaaaaattacaCAGGAAAATGGAAAAAGTACAAAGAGAAAACCTAAAAAGCAgggaatataataaaatgtgtgaaaaaacaaatggaaataaagaaaatgaattaataaagCAAATGGGGCATGTGTTAGGGAATCATTgtgatattattaatacaaatctgtataataatatgacaAATGGAGTAGATATTACAAAGGGGGTAAGAAGTAAAGAAGAGACGTTAGGTAATATCAGTCCCTGTGATATCTCTGGTGAGGCTACTAAGGATCATTACAAATTacaaaatacaaatttttgcACAATTCAAAGAGATGATTTAAAGAATATGAATAATAGTACGAATAATGGTaacaaatgtaaaaataaacgGAATAGAGAAAGATCAAAAAACTACAGCATATGCAACGGGGTAATAGGGGCATGctataaacaaattatactGAATGactatttacattatttgtatgatattattcataataaaaattcagaaataataacaaacGGAGAgattccaaaaaaaaaaaaaatttcatacaTTGTTAATTTCCCCCCATATAATAATCCTAGGTACTGCTCTGGcataaatagtaaaattttagatttctttttaaataacttttgtgctcataatttaaaagacagaccttttttttacttgAGAAATGTAAAAACCAAGAGGTCACATATctataataatgatgaagaTGCATCAATTCCTTTATACATCTATTTGCATGTAATAGATTATAATAAAGCCGctataaatttatacaataaattaaattttgattACATTTACAcgtatgaaaatttttatgatataaaCAAGATAACGTTTTCGTCATATTTGTATGCAtacttcttttaaattaGGATACGTGTGCATGTGAGTTCGTGCGTTTGTTACCTATACCTAcctgtatatgtatatatatatataggtataaATACGAAATACACTGTTTATGTAAATTTGCCGTAAGTAAATACAAAACAGGAGGAAAAAaggtattttttaaatatagaataatgaagaaatatCTTTTCACTCCATGTAGGGCAAGTAAAAATTCTCGACATATAATTTGAAAGAAGttacaatataaaaagaaataatacaaaaaaggtttattagaaattttaattaaaagcTCATCAGAATTATTTGTTTgtgatttttattattataatatttttttaatattattctgtCTCAAAAAtagcatatatacacatgtatatatacagaaatgtacacatatatatatatatatatatatatatgtatcgcTTACATGCATTTGAGAATAAACCAACGTTTTACATTACTATATCTAAAATTGTTCCAAATAGGCATGTGAGTATTGTTGTAAAAACtgttttctttaaaataaaaagtgttAAATGTTGTAATATAAGgcatattacatatttaaaaaaaaaaaaaaaaaaagaaaaaagaaaaaagaaaaaagaaaatataacattgaatgtacatatatagagTTGCATATAGACAAATAATGTGTGTCACcgtacacaaaaaaaaaaattaatatttaaaaaggacAAAACCTTAAAAAGGAGTACTTTACTCCCCTGGAAcacataaagaaaaaaaaaaaaaaaaaagcaaaacaGCGAATAACACAATATAAAAGAgaacaaaattaaagaaaatgcTTTACAAGgaaaggatatatatatatatatatataaatagataatGCTACTTTGCAATAAGATGACgcagaaaaaaattattttttttaatttataatctatacatatatatccatTAATTCCAGCGGACCATGGAATTTACCTTTTTCATTCATGATGGTAGTACACTTTGAAAACTTTGTATGCCGCAAAATACAGTTcaaatatttcaatttttcctGTTCATTTTGACACTTTGTAAAAGAATCATGGcaaattaaaatttcattaaatcCTTCTTTCTTTAGAtgatt is part of the Plasmodium malariae genome assembly, chromosome: 14 genome and encodes:
- the PmUG01_14047000 gene encoding asparagine-rich antigen, putative, whose protein sequence is MDRYNEDKNDINLNFLNSLKRGDENVHSRNKKSNFIEFQYDKVVNNVLGLFKKQKKQRFLSTSSALRNDMHEQILSSRLFLDLREDREILLHKILKKINILNLIYFRFLKDVDIEDVFDLHKELFPVKYHADFYFSICNFDDNKIIDDDIIKITDKISNSLRNNVNNKRYSSCSNNYNCNDTVSKGINNNRSFHGNINGNCNNTSNNSNGSNNEMNQSYHNIDYPPSNYDYTNIRDHLNNRSYHNSRGNDLNDSDHINIKGEIKNLINSNSADNYIHRIKVNKVEETKALNEHSDYNDDDMDNDLNKKFMNSEECNSLTNSVDMDIGGEKKINKKWKEEEIFSLGAFLPFSFIDYVNSDYITKMVRNKPIENITEKEILLDYIKFIDDTNSRINKNKRSNNSHVKYNDYENGSFKNIPKNNLYHMEKDNLINERKNENFINSTNYKENENLNTQKCTKIASSNVDSIANGDKCNYLEMKLKGNINNEDNLKKEKMNLFINGSRTFGNNNCYNNDLLKKDYKKEDNIGKYESTGYCRENEEKNNYNYCDKENLFISDKKQNNRSNYDDVRDYINEYLNKYQGSNNEIYNNNNSNIHDIYNQLKEKSIIYEERNGTDQDKRTNGVKENMCLNKETLLLYNPIKKNKIKKDYLIGSISTLINYQDVKNEKDFINIYNHFRKKSNNLKKEKNYLKYMYDTSINFLDNYIPLDKNVNNNGKDKNNMYTCNNCKINQRVEKEHRNTEAKINDKKEAIKSSTFNFITNNDHINNCWDNSLEGKKKEKLLSVNNVLGDLNILKIQNINKDIYFEKKLYEEIYMNENIKDITKKYIKKKINSVYILTVGISEYFRGLNLASYLIDYTLFYFYFIIYRIFLYNNKIYCYIDNDAFYSLSNNLKDECTTNDTFDEGILSDSSMDELCTILNDEKVLSDIEMKHHRFCQYGKDMEEEKLHRKMEKVQRENLKSREYNKMCEKTNGNKENELIKQMGHVLGNHCDIINTNLYNNMTNGVDITKGVRSKEETLGNISPCDISGEATKDHYKLQNTNFCTIQRDDLKNMNNSTNNGNKCKNKRNRERSKNYSICNGVIGACYKQIILNDYLHYLYDIIHNKNSEIITNGEIPKKKKISYIVNFPPYNNPRYCSGINSKILDFFLNNFCAHNLKDRPFFYLRNVKTKRSHIYNNDEDASIPLYIYLHVIDYNKAAINLYNKLNFDYIYTYENFYDINKITFSSYLYAYFF